The segment TTCCCCGGCGACCCCCGCGTCACCGACCACGAGATCCGCAGCCGCCAGCCGTTCCCGGCCTCCCACAGCGCCTACTGGAAACAGCGGTCCCTCTACGAGCGCATCGAACGGGCGGTGGCCGAAGCGGGCATCGGGTGACCCACCCCGGACTCCGGCCGGACACGGACCTCGAACTCCCGTCCGGCCCACCGTACTTGCCCGCCGCCCTGGCGCCCCGGCGCACCTTCGCCCTCGTCGCAGGGGTCGAGCGGTACGGGATCAGCCACCACTGGAACCTGCGCGGACCCGCCCGCGACGCCCTGCGCTTCGCCCGCTGGCTCACCGGCCCCGGCCAGGTTCCGGCGGCGAACGTACGGCTGCTGCTCTCCCCGCTCGACGACCCCGGCCGGCTCGACTGGACGGCCTCCCCGGGCCTGGCCGAGCTGAGGACGGCGTACCGGCCCGCCACCGAGGCGAACGTCAAGTCGGCCCTGCTCGAAGAACTCCCGCAGTGCGACGGCGACCTGCTGTGGATCTTCTGGGCCGGCCACGGCTACCTCGGACGCGACGGGGAGCTGATGCTGCCCTGCGCCGACGCCGGACCCGGCCAGATCCGCCACCTCAACCTCGACTCCGCGCTGCGCTGGTGGAAGACCGACCTGGTCAAGCACCGCCGGTTCCCGCTCCAGGCCGCGCTGGTGGACGCCTGCCGGGTCGACGCGCCCCGCGACAGCCGGTGGAACTTCGGCAGCACCGACTACGGCGGCGGCGCGACCGTCCCCGGCCGGCGGCAGTTCCGCCTCTACGCCTCCCGCGAGGGCGAAGCCGCGCAGAACGACGCCGAACGCGGCGCCGGCCGGTTCACCGAGGCCCTCCTCGCGGAACTCGGCGACCGGTCCGTGCGCGAGGGCGTCACCGGCCTCCCGGAAGCCGCCCGCCGCATCCACCGCACCTTCCAGGAACTGCGCGAACGCGGCGAAGGCTGGCAGCTGCCCCAGTTCCTCGTCGACCGGGACTGGGACGCCGGCTCCTTCCTCGACGACGGCCTCTACGGCCCCGCCCTGCCGCGGGCCGCCCGCCTCGACCAGGCAGGCTGGGACGGACTCGGCGAGCTGTTCGAGGGCCGCGCCCTGCCGCGCTGCGCCTACGAGGCCTACGCGTGGGCGTTCAAGGAAGCAGGCTGCGCCGCCCCCGTCCACCACGGGCTGCCCGCCGACAGCCTCCTCGACGTGGCCGCCGACCTCGACGAACGGCAGGGCGGCCGCGGCGGCATGCCCCTGGCCGTGCCCTTCGTCCACTACCTCGCCGACCGGGCCGCCCGTCCCGCCGGCGCCGCGGGCGGCCTCGGCGACCCGGTCTGGGCCGCCCGGCTCGCCCTGTGGGTCCGCGCCGCCCGCCGGCGCCTCTCCCTGCCCGTGCTGCGTCCGCCGCCCGGCCCCGCCCGGCAGGCCGTGCTGCACGTCCGGCTGGAGTCCCCGCCGGGCGGCGAGGACGGCCTGCTCGCCCGGATGTGGCTGCGCGGCGAACACACCCGCCACATATGGGAGTCGGAGGGCAGCCCGGTGCCGGCGGCCGTCGTGCGCGCCGAACTGCTGCGCCAGCTCGCCCTGTTCGGCGCCGAGCCGAAGGAGGCTGACGGCACCGGACAGGCCTCGGAGGGCATCGGGCGGATCGAGTTCCACGTGCCGTACGAGATGCTGGAGACGGCTTTCGACCAGTGGCCCGTCCCCCGCGGACCCGGCGGCCGCACCCGCCCCCTCGGCATGCTCTACGAGGTGGTGGTGCGCTGTCCGCAGGAACGGGAGGACACCCGCACCGAATGGCGGGCCAAATGGCGCTGGATGCACGCCCAGGGAGGCCGCCACCCGGACACCGTACGGGTGGTGGAGGACCCGGAGGTCACCGACGCCCTCGGGGTGCAGCTGGGCGCCCGCACCGCGCCCGCCTGCGTCCTCGGGCACGCCTCGGCGGCCCGGACGGAGGCCCTGCTGGAGGCGGTCCTCGAAGGGGGCGTCCCGGCCGCCGTCTGGCAGCGCGGCGGCGGCGCGCCCGCCGGGGGCCTGCCCGCCCGCCTCTCCCCGGAGGCCCTGCCCGGCGCACCGGCGGTGCTCGGCCTGCCCGCCCGCGTGCGCGAAGCGCGCCGGGCGGCCGCCGGGGGAGCGGCCGAAGGGGCAGACCGGCTGGTGCTGTTGTGGGACGATCCCGACGACACGATCGACCTCCGCTCCCTGCTGTGACCCCGTATCCGAGCGAAGCACCCGAAGCACTCGAAGCACTCGAAGCACCCGAAGCACCCGAAGTATCCGGACCACACGCACGATCCGAACGGCCCGACCGACCGCACGACTTCACGACGACTTCACGCGACGATGACGATGGAGGCAGAGGCAGTGGCGAAGGACTGGTGGCTGTACCAGGGCACGGGCCGGGGCGAGGACCGGCGCGCCCGCCTGGAGGCCGGATCGCCGCCGCCCTGGCGGGACTTCACCGGCCGCCCCGACCCGGACTACCGGCCGCCCGGCTGCACCGGGGAGGCCTGGGAGCGCACCCGGCGGCGCGGCGAGGGGTACGTCCCCGACGAACCCGAGAAGGACGTCGTCAACACCGCCCTCCACCTGCGCCGGCCCCTGCTCGTCACCGGCAAGCCCGGCGTCGGCAAGTCCACCCTCGCCTACAGCATCGCCGCCGACCTCGCCCTGGGCCCCGTCCTGCACTGGCCGATCACCAGCCGCACCGTCCTGCGGGACGGCCTCTACCTCTACGACGCCATCGGCCGGCTCCAGGAAGCCGGACTGGAACAGGTCCGCCTCCCCGGCGCCCCGGCCGCCACCGGACCGGCCGTCCCCGCCCCCTCCGTCGCCCGCTACCTGCGCCTCGGCCCGCTCGGCACCGCCCTGCTGCCCCAGCCCAGGCCCCGCGTCCTGCTCATCGACGAGATCGACAAGAGCGACATCGACCTGCCCGGCGACCTCCTCACCGTCTTCGAGGACGGCGGGTTCGTCATCCCCGAACTCGCCCGCCTCGCCAAGGAGGAGCCGACCGTCGCCATCGGCACCGACGACGACCCCGACGCGGGCGTCGCCGTCACCCAGGGCCGCGTGCAGTGCAGCTACTTCCCCGTCGTCGTCCTCACCAGCAACGGCGAACGCGACTTCCCGCCCGCCTTCCTGCGCCGCTGCGTCCGCCTCCACCTCGACGCCCCCGGCCCCGAGAAGCTCGCCCGGATCGTGCGCGGACGGCTCGGCGTCGACATCACCGCGGCGGACGGCGCCGAGTACCAGGACCTCGTCCGCAGCTTCCTCGAACGGGCCGACGACGGCGACCTCGCCACCGACCAGCTCCTCAACGCCATCCAACTGCGCCTCGCCGGTGCCTGGTCGGCCCCCGGCGACCGCGACCGCTTCCTCGCCACCGTCATGCAGCACCTGACCGGGCCCACCGCGTGATCGAGAAGCTCCTCGCCGCCTTCGGCGAAGGCGCCGAGGCCGGAGCCGCCCCGCGCACCGCCATCGGGGCGGAGGAGATCGCCGACATCCTGTGGCTGGCCGCCCGCGTCGACCCCGCCGCCGCGGACGCCCGCACGCCCGCCCCGGCCGCCGACGGCGCCGAAGCCTGCGCACCGCCGCCCGACCCGCCCGACCCCCCGGCCGGACCCGCCCCCGCACCGGGCGCCGGCACGGACCAGCTCTTCCCCGCCACCACCCGCCCCGGCCCGCCCGACGGCCGCGCCGACGGGGCGTCCGGCCGGCGCGGCGTACCCCTGCGCCTGCCGCGCACCGCCTCCCTCGACGACCCGCTCGGCCTCATGCGCTCCCTGCGGCCCGTCGGACGCCGCTCCATCGGCGGCCCCGGCGAGGAACTCGACGAACAGCTCACCGTCGAGCGCAGCATCGAGGCCATGGTCCCCACCCCGGTGCTGCGCCCCGCCGAGAGCCGCTGGCTGGACCTGGCCCTGGTCGTCGACGCCCACCACTCGATGCTGCTGTGGGCCGACCTCGTCGCCGAACTGCGCGGGGTCCTCACCCGCAGCGGGGTCTTCCGCGACGTACGCACCTGGCAGCTCACCGGCACCGGCCGCGGCGGCACCCCCCAGCTCGCCCGGGGCCCCGGCGGACCGCCCCGCAACCCCCTCGAACTCGCCGACCCGGCCGGCCGGCGGCTGATCCTCGTCCTCTCCGACACCGTGGCGGGCGGCTGGCAGGAGGCCCCGCTGCGCGCCGTCCTGCGCCACTGGAGCAGCCACAACGCCGTGGCCGTGCTCAACGTCCTGCCCGAACGGCTGTGGACCCGGGGCGCCGTAGCGCCCGTGCCCTTCGCCGTCCGCTCCGAGCGGCCCGCCGCGGCCACCCGCTCCTGGCAGCGGGTGCCGGCCGCCCGGCGGGCGCGCGGCGGCGGGCCGGTGGTCCCGGTCGTCGGCCTCGCCTCCGGGAGCCTGGCCCGCCTCGTCCGCGTGGTGTCCGGCGACGGGCGCTGGCGCCGCCTGGCCTGCCTGCGGCTCGACGCGGGCGCCTCCGTGACGCCGCCGGTGCCGGGGCCGGCGCGCCCGGCGGCCGACCCGCTGGAGCTGGTGGAACGCTTCCGGGCCGGCGCCTCCCCGACCGCGCAGCAACTCGCCGCGCACCTGGCCGCCGTACCGCTGACGCTGCCCGTGATGACCCTGGTCCGCCGCTCCCTGCTGCGCGGCTCCGAGCACGGCCACCTGGCCGAGGTGGCCCTGGGCGGGCTGTTCGCCCCGTGGCGGGGGCAACAGCGGCCCGAGGAGGCGGAGTTCGAGTTCCTTCCGGGGGTGCGGGAGGTGCTGCTGGGCTCCCAGCTGCGCGGGGACGTGGCGGAGGTCCGGGAACTGGTACGCCGCAGGGTGTGGGAGTACATGTCCCGCAACCGGGGCACGGGCCCCGACTTCTCGGCGACCCGGGTCACGACGGGGACGGAGGGCCGGCGGCTGGTCCCGGAGGGGGCTCTGCCGTTCGCGGAACGCGGGCCGGTGGGGGAACGCGGGCCGGGCACGGACCGGGAGGTGGGCGAACGCCGCGGGCCGGGCGCGGGCCGGGAGCCGGGCGAACGCCGGGGGACGGGCGCGGGCCGGGAGCCGGGCGCGGCCGCCGCCGTGGCGGACCCGGGGCCCGGCGGCCGGGTGGTCCGGGTCGGCTTCGACCCGCTGAGGGAGCCCGGTGAGGTCGGGATCCTGCTCGCGCCGCGGCTGGTGCTCACGGTGGGGCAGGCGGCGGGGCCGGGGGAGACCGTGTGGGTCAGGGCGGGCGGCCGGGAGTTCGCCTGCCGGCCGGTGTGGTGGGACGACGCGAGCCCGCCCGTACTGCTGCTGGAGAGCGAGGGGGACCTGACGGACCCGGCGGGGTTCGTCCCGCAGCCCTGGGGGACGGCCCCCGCCGGCGCCGCGGCGCGCGTCCGCGTCGACGGGGCCACGGAGGCGGGGCAGCCGGCCGCGCTGACCGCGACCCTGGTCCGCGACGGCGGAGCGGCCAACGGGGAACTGGTCCTGCCCTCCCCGGACCCGGAGACCTGGACCCACTTCGTCGGAGCCCCGGTGTCCCACGAGGGCCGGCTGCTCGGAGTGGTGCACACCGTGTACCGCGACCGCCTGGTGTTCCTGACGGCCGCCGCCCTGCTGGAGCAGCCCGCCTTCCGCGCGGCGCTGGACGGCCACCCGGCCGCGGTCCCCCACCTCGGGGGGGACGAGGGCGGTCCGCAGGTGACCGTGGACGTACGGGTGGGCCAGGGGGCGGTGCCCCGCGGCAGCTCGGCGGGCGCGGAGCTGCGCGACCTGATGGCCCGGCTGATGACGGATGCCCAGGTCCGGGGGACACCGGTCGGCGGAGAGGGTTCGAGGACCCTGCACGTGGTCCTGAACGCGCCCGGCGCCCTGGGCCGCGCGGGGCGGCTGCTGGCGGCACTGCCGGCGACGCTGGCCCGGTACGGGGACGGACCCGGGCAGGGTGTCCAGCCGCCGCTCGCCATGGTGCTGGGGACCGGCGACCCGCAGCATCCGCTGCGGGAACCGGAACGGCTGATCGAGCACGACCTGATCGGGGAGCGGTTACGGAGCGCCCGGCGGGGGCGGACCGGGCGGCTCCTGCTCGTCCTCTCCCAGCGTTTGTACGAGGAACTCGGCGCACTGCTCGGCCCGACCGCGCTCAGCGTGCTCACCCCGCTCGGGGACGGTGCCGGGGCCTGGGTGTACGAGGGCGGCCCCCGGCAACTGGCGGAACTGCTGACGGAGGCCGACGAGTCCGCGCGCGGCACGGCGGTCACCTGGCACCGGTGCCGCGCCGGTGCCTCGGACACCGACCCGCTGGGCTGCCCGGGCAGCCGGCTGCTGGAGCGCCACGCCTGCCTGGCGCACCTGCCGCCCGGGGAACAGGAAGCGGTGCTGAGCTCCCTCGGCCCGGGCTCGTCGGTCGATTTCAGGGGGATCCCCCTCACCCAGGGCCTGTTGCGCCGTGTCCTCGACGCGGTACGGGAGCCGGGGACGGGACAGATCACGCTCGGCGCGGCGGCCTTCGCACAGGCGCGCTTCGTGGACGGCTGGGAGGAGGAGGGGGTGGTGTTCACCGGAGCGGCCGACTTCTCGGACGCCTCCTTCGCCGGCCCGGTGGACTTCTCGGGGGCGGTGTTCCGCGCGGACGCCTCCTTCGACCGGGCCGTCTTCGAAGACACCGTGGGGTTCCCGCACAGCAGGTTCGAGGGCCGGGCCGGCTTCCGCCGGGCGGTCTTCCGGCGGGGTGCGCACTTCACGCAGGTCACCTGGAAGGGCGATGTCTGCTTCCAGAGTGCTCTGATGGGGGACTTCCACCGGCTGCGGCGGGTGACCGTGGAGGGGGAGGCCGACTTCCGCCACGTGCGGTACGAGGGCTCGATGCTGCTGGAGGACTCCACCCTGGCCGGGCCGGTGAGTTTCGAGTCCGCCGTGTGGCGGGGCTCGCTGTCGGTGGCCGATACGCGCTTCATGTCGACGGCGGTCTTCGACCTCGCGCGGTGTGAGGGGATCGCCCTGCTCCGGGCCGGCCGTTTCAACGGCCCGGCCCGCTTCGCCTCCACCGTCTTCGAGGGGGCGGCGAGTTTCTCCATGGGGGCGTTCGAGGAGGCCGCGGTCTTCACCGGGGCCGCCTTCAACGGGCGCGCCTCGTTCGCGAGCACCGTCTGCGCCGGCGGTGTCTCCTTCGACCGTACGGTCTTCTCCGGCTCGCTCACGTGGCGCGACATGACGGTCGAGAACGGGCCGAGCAGCTTCGCCGACGCGCGGTTCCTGGGGCCGGTGAGCTTCCTGCGCACCGAGTTCGTGACCGGCACGGGTTTCGACGGCGCGGCCTTCGACGGCACCGTCACCCTCGCGGACACCACCTTCCGTGCCGGTCTGACCTTCGACGGCACGGCCTTCAACGCCCGGACCGAGTTCACCGGCGTCAAGTTCCCCGGGTCCCTGCCCCTTCCCGGCGACTGGACCGCGAGAAGGTCCGACGCGGGCCTGTGGTACATCACTTCACCGCACCCCGCCGCCTCCCTCCCGGAAGACGCCGCCCCCGACGACGCGTGACGTATCCAGCGTCCAGCGTCCTGCGTCCTGCGTCCGGATCCTGCATCCTGGGGCGACAACCTCCCCACCCGCCACAGGAGTTCGCCCATGTCCTCCCCGCGCCACATCCCCTTCACCCGCCTGCACAACTTCCGCGACCTCGGCGGCTACCGCTGCGCCGACGGCCGGACCACCGCCTGGGGCGTCCTCTACCGCGCCGACTCCCTGGGCAAGCTCGACCCGGCCGGCGCCGACTGGGAGCGCTTCCTCGGCCTGGGCATCCGTACCGTCATCGACCTCCGCTACCCCTGGGAGATCGAGGCCAAGGGCCGGATACCGCAGGCCGAGCGCTTCACCTACGCCAACCTCAGCATCGAGCACCGCCCGTACGACCAGGCCGCCATCGACCCCGCCCTCGACCCCTGGCGCTACCTCGCCGACCGCTTCGCCGAAGTCGCCGAGGACGGGGTCGAGGAGATCCGCCGGGCCATCGGTCTCATCGCCGACGGACCCGGACCCGCCGTCTTCCACTGCACCTCCGGCAAGGACCGCACCGGCCTCATCGCCGCCCTCGTCCTGACTCTCCTCGGCGCTCCCGAGGAGGAGATCCTCGCCGACTTCGCCCTCACCGAGCTCGCCACCGCCCGCCTGACCGCCGACTGGCACGCCGCCAACCCGGGCCGCACCCTGCTCTGGCCCTCGTACGGGCGCGCTCCGGCCACCGTCATGGCCCTGGTCCTCGCCGACCTGACGGATCGTTACGGCTCCCCGTCCGCCTACCTCACCGACACCGTCGGCATCACCCCGGACACCGTCGGCCGGCTGCGTGAACGCCTCCTCGTCTGAGGACGCGAAAACCCGGTGCGCCCGGCGGCGCGCGCTGCCTACACTCGCCGTGCGCGCCGCCGGACCGGCCCGCGCGCCTCATGCCGTCGGACGAAGAGAAGGGGAGCAGGGACATGCGCACGCACACCGCCGCCGCCCTCGTTCCCCCGGCCCGGTACGACGTGATCCCGGTGTCTCGCACCGCGCGGTAACAGCTGCGCGGCTGTCACCGTACGCCCGTGAACGTACCCGCCCGGGCCATGAAGTGGTCCTCGCCCGGCCGACGATGACGCCCTGTCGTCCAAGGCCGCGCATGCACACGCACACGCACATGCGCATGCGCGTAGGGGTACGCACGGGAATCGCGCCGCCCACCTCCTGATCCAAGGCACCGAAAGGCCATGGGCCATGCGCACTCGCACCAGCACCACCCCCCTCGCCGCCGTCCGCAACCTCGGCATCCTCGCCCACGTCGACGCGGGCAAGACGACCGTCACCGAGCGGATCCTGTTCGCCACCGGTACCATCCACAAGCGCGGAGAGGTCCACGACGGAACCACCGTCACCGACTTCGACGCCCAGGAACGGGCCCGCGGCATCACCATCTTCGCCGCGGCCGTCAGCTGCGCCTGGGACGGACACCGGATCAACCTGATCGACACCCCCGGCCACGTCGACTTCGCCGATGAGGTCGAGCGTTCCCTGCGCGTGCTCGACGGGGCCGTCGCGGTGTTCGACGCCGTCGCCGGGGTCGAGCCGCAGAGCGAGTCGGTGTGGCGGCAGGCGGACCGGCACGGCGTGCCCCGGATCGCGTTCGTCAACAAGCTCGACCGCGCGGGCGCCGACCTCGACACGGCGGTCGCCTCCATCCGGGACCGGCTCGGCGCCGTCCCCCTGGTCGTCCAGCTGCCCGTGGGCCGCGAGGACGCCTTCACCGGCGTCGTCGACCTGCTGCGGATGCGCGCCCTGCTCTGGGGTGCGGGCGCCGACTCGTACGAGACCGCGCCCGTCCCCGACGCGCTGCTGGAGGAGGCGCAGCGGCGCCGGCGCCTCCTGGAGGAGACGGTGGCCGAACTCCATGCGGACGCCCTGGAGGAGTTCTGCGCGACGGGCTCCCTCGCCGAGGCGACGCTGGTCCGCGCCCTGCGCGAGCTGACCCTGGCCGGGGAGGCAGTCGTGGTCCTGTGCGGCTCGGCGTACCGCAACCGCGGGATCGAGCCGCTGCTGGACGCGGTGGTGGCGTACCTGCCGTCGCCGGCCGACATGCCGCCCGTACAGGGCCGCGCCGCCGACCCGGCGGAGCCGCTGGCGGCGCTCGCCTTCAAGGTGACGGCGACGCCGACCGGACGGCTGACGTACGTACGCCTCTACGCGGGCACCCTGCGCAAGGGCGACACCGTACTGGACCCCGGTACGGGCAGGACGGAACGGGTCGGGCGGATCCTGCGGGTGCAGGCCGACCGGCACGAGGAACGGGAGGAGGCGGTGGCCGGTGACATCGTGGCCGTGATCGGGCCCAAGGCGGCCCGGGCCGGCAGCACCCTGTGCGCGCCGGGGGCCCCGCTGCTCCTCGAACCGCCGTCCGTGGCCGATCCGGTGGTGTCGGTGGCGGTC is part of the Streptomyces katrae genome and harbors:
- a CDS encoding pentapeptide repeat-containing protein: MIEKLLAAFGEGAEAGAAPRTAIGAEEIADILWLAARVDPAAADARTPAPAADGAEACAPPPDPPDPPAGPAPAPGAGTDQLFPATTRPGPPDGRADGASGRRGVPLRLPRTASLDDPLGLMRSLRPVGRRSIGGPGEELDEQLTVERSIEAMVPTPVLRPAESRWLDLALVVDAHHSMLLWADLVAELRGVLTRSGVFRDVRTWQLTGTGRGGTPQLARGPGGPPRNPLELADPAGRRLILVLSDTVAGGWQEAPLRAVLRHWSSHNAVAVLNVLPERLWTRGAVAPVPFAVRSERPAAATRSWQRVPAARRARGGGPVVPVVGLASGSLARLVRVVSGDGRWRRLACLRLDAGASVTPPVPGPARPAADPLELVERFRAGASPTAQQLAAHLAAVPLTLPVMTLVRRSLLRGSEHGHLAEVALGGLFAPWRGQQRPEEAEFEFLPGVREVLLGSQLRGDVAEVRELVRRRVWEYMSRNRGTGPDFSATRVTTGTEGRRLVPEGALPFAERGPVGERGPGTDREVGERRGPGAGREPGERRGTGAGREPGAAAAVADPGPGGRVVRVGFDPLREPGEVGILLAPRLVLTVGQAAGPGETVWVRAGGREFACRPVWWDDASPPVLLLESEGDLTDPAGFVPQPWGTAPAGAAARVRVDGATEAGQPAALTATLVRDGGAANGELVLPSPDPETWTHFVGAPVSHEGRLLGVVHTVYRDRLVFLTAAALLEQPAFRAALDGHPAAVPHLGGDEGGPQVTVDVRVGQGAVPRGSSAGAELRDLMARLMTDAQVRGTPVGGEGSRTLHVVLNAPGALGRAGRLLAALPATLARYGDGPGQGVQPPLAMVLGTGDPQHPLREPERLIEHDLIGERLRSARRGRTGRLLLVLSQRLYEELGALLGPTALSVLTPLGDGAGAWVYEGGPRQLAELLTEADESARGTAVTWHRCRAGASDTDPLGCPGSRLLERHACLAHLPPGEQEAVLSSLGPGSSVDFRGIPLTQGLLRRVLDAVREPGTGQITLGAAAFAQARFVDGWEEEGVVFTGAADFSDASFAGPVDFSGAVFRADASFDRAVFEDTVGFPHSRFEGRAGFRRAVFRRGAHFTQVTWKGDVCFQSALMGDFHRLRRVTVEGEADFRHVRYEGSMLLEDSTLAGPVSFESAVWRGSLSVADTRFMSTAVFDLARCEGIALLRAGRFNGPARFASTVFEGAASFSMGAFEEAAVFTGAAFNGRASFASTVCAGGVSFDRTVFSGSLTWRDMTVENGPSSFADARFLGPVSFLRTEFVTGTGFDGAAFDGTVTLADTTFRAGLTFDGTAFNARTEFTGVKFPGSLPLPGDWTARRSDAGLWYITSPHPAASLPEDAAPDDA
- a CDS encoding AAA family ATPase; this translates as MEAEAVAKDWWLYQGTGRGEDRRARLEAGSPPPWRDFTGRPDPDYRPPGCTGEAWERTRRRGEGYVPDEPEKDVVNTALHLRRPLLVTGKPGVGKSTLAYSIAADLALGPVLHWPITSRTVLRDGLYLYDAIGRLQEAGLEQVRLPGAPAATGPAVPAPSVARYLRLGPLGTALLPQPRPRVLLIDEIDKSDIDLPGDLLTVFEDGGFVIPELARLAKEEPTVAIGTDDDPDAGVAVTQGRVQCSYFPVVVLTSNGERDFPPAFLRRCVRLHLDAPGPEKLARIVRGRLGVDITAADGAEYQDLVRSFLERADDGDLATDQLLNAIQLRLAGAWSAPGDRDRFLATVMQHLTGPTA
- the fusA gene encoding elongation factor G, which translates into the protein MRTRTSTTPLAAVRNLGILAHVDAGKTTVTERILFATGTIHKRGEVHDGTTVTDFDAQERARGITIFAAAVSCAWDGHRINLIDTPGHVDFADEVERSLRVLDGAVAVFDAVAGVEPQSESVWRQADRHGVPRIAFVNKLDRAGADLDTAVASIRDRLGAVPLVVQLPVGREDAFTGVVDLLRMRALLWGAGADSYETAPVPDALLEEAQRRRRLLEETVAELHADALEEFCATGSLAEATLVRALRELTLAGEAVVVLCGSAYRNRGIEPLLDAVVAYLPSPADMPPVQGRAADPAEPLAALAFKVTATPTGRLTYVRLYAGTLRKGDTVLDPGTGRTERVGRILRVQADRHEEREEAVAGDIVAVIGPKAARAGSTLCAPGAPLLLEPPSVADPVVSVAVEAGRSTDTGRFSAALARIAEEDPSLVVRTDAETGQTVLSGLGELHLEVAVEKIRRDQGVEVVVGRPRVSYRETVVEGVTGLVHRHVKQDGGAGQFAHVVIDVEPLGEPGFAFRSTVVGGRVPAEYARAVEAGCRDALAEGPLGGHPVTGLRVVLTDGAIHSKDSSELAFRAAGRFALREALRASTLELLEPVAEVTVTVPDESVGAVLGDLAARRGRVTGSATRAGTAVVTATVPLAELFGYASRLRGRTQGRGTFTTRPAGLAPVPAGVASTLLPG
- a CDS encoding tyrosine-protein phosphatase translates to MSSPRHIPFTRLHNFRDLGGYRCADGRTTAWGVLYRADSLGKLDPAGADWERFLGLGIRTVIDLRYPWEIEAKGRIPQAERFTYANLSIEHRPYDQAAIDPALDPWRYLADRFAEVAEDGVEEIRRAIGLIADGPGPAVFHCTSGKDRTGLIAALVLTLLGAPEEEILADFALTELATARLTADWHAANPGRTLLWPSYGRAPATVMALVLADLTDRYGSPSAYLTDTVGITPDTVGRLRERLLV
- a CDS encoding caspase family protein — its product is MTHPGLRPDTDLELPSGPPYLPAALAPRRTFALVAGVERYGISHHWNLRGPARDALRFARWLTGPGQVPAANVRLLLSPLDDPGRLDWTASPGLAELRTAYRPATEANVKSALLEELPQCDGDLLWIFWAGHGYLGRDGELMLPCADAGPGQIRHLNLDSALRWWKTDLVKHRRFPLQAALVDACRVDAPRDSRWNFGSTDYGGGATVPGRRQFRLYASREGEAAQNDAERGAGRFTEALLAELGDRSVREGVTGLPEAARRIHRTFQELRERGEGWQLPQFLVDRDWDAGSFLDDGLYGPALPRAARLDQAGWDGLGELFEGRALPRCAYEAYAWAFKEAGCAAPVHHGLPADSLLDVAADLDERQGGRGGMPLAVPFVHYLADRAARPAGAAGGLGDPVWAARLALWVRAARRRLSLPVLRPPPGPARQAVLHVRLESPPGGEDGLLARMWLRGEHTRHIWESEGSPVPAAVVRAELLRQLALFGAEPKEADGTGQASEGIGRIEFHVPYEMLETAFDQWPVPRGPGGRTRPLGMLYEVVVRCPQEREDTRTEWRAKWRWMHAQGGRHPDTVRVVEDPEVTDALGVQLGARTAPACVLGHASAARTEALLEAVLEGGVPAAVWQRGGGAPAGGLPARLSPEALPGAPAVLGLPARVREARRAAAGGAAEGADRLVLLWDDPDDTIDLRSLL